Sequence from the Ictalurus punctatus breed USDA103 chromosome 10, Coco_2.0, whole genome shotgun sequence genome:
AAACTAAACCTGAAGTGAACTTAGAAAATGGCCAAATtattcacttctctctctctctctctctctctctctctctctctctctctctctctctctctctctctcacacacgcacacgcacacacacacacagactctgtCCCCATGAGCATCAATGATTTATTATGTAGATCTCTGAAGAGTTACTGCACTTACTGATACCTCCAACATCATTATTGTACTTTAATCAGGAGTGGAAAATACACgagtaattgtacttttttactgtaattattttttgacacatttataCTTTACTATAAGACTCTtgtctcttcttctctcataCAGACAATAACTGTATGCTATAAATCAATAGAATGAATTcctgcacatttttatttacattccaGTTTAATGCATCCAACCAAATTCATcagtgtggaaaaaaataatcaagagTTGCGAAAATTCATCAACTGTTTTTAATACTTGAGTATGCTTAGTAGCACCTTTTTGACTTTTGATAGAGTACATTTTTGGCTGGATAATTATAAATTCGGGGAGGTACAGCAATACAGTGGGTTGCGTATAGCTCCAGGATTCCCAGTTTGATCCTTAGAtgggttactgtttgtgtggagttttgctgTTCTTTCTGTGTTCACATGGCTTTTAAAACCTCTCAcgttccaaaaacatgctggttgATGGAATGGATAAACTAAATTGCTcttagatgtgaatgagtgtgttgaATGCATAGGTGGATGGTAAACCACAATGGACTGGCATTGCATGCAAAGTGAATTCTCATGCTTTGCACCAGACTCTGGATCTAGtggaataaagcacttactgaagatgagttCATTCACCGAAGAATGAATGAAGAATTCTCATATGTCATATAAATCACGTTAGTATATTTTATCAGGATATTTTTTCTAGCAAGGCATTTAATCAGCctattttctgtatttgtatcaGTGCATTTTATTGGAAACTCCCTTATTAATGACAATCTCTCTGTGTGACCCTGTGACCTAGAAGTACACCTGGATTTCTAGCATCACTGGACTGAAATTACATTTCAGTACTAATGTCATGTCAATTGTGAAGCATATAAGAATTATATTGTTAATAATTATACATTGTTTTTCTCATGAAAGGCCACAGTGAAACCAGGAACATCTCAGACAACAATAAAATGTGCactttcaattttttttcataGCCATCTTCCCCGCCATCTTGTTTGATTGGCAGCTAATGGTTGGCGGAATACATGCCGAAGTACCCTTGGGCAAGACAcagaaccccaaattgctctcAATGGCAGGCTAGTGatctacatgtgtgtgtgaatgtgtgtttgaattGGTGAAGTGAGAGACAGTGTAAAATGCTTTGTGGAACCGCTAAGtttaaaaggtgctatataagtgcagaccatttaccatttagctTGCTGCCAGCAAGCCGATGggggcagtgtgatgctctgggcaatgttctcctgggaaaccttgggtcctggcattcatatgGATGTTACATTGACACATACCacttacctaaacattgctgcaaaccaagtacacctcttcatagcaaaaattgttcaggaatggtttgaggaacatgacaaaagtCCTAGGtattgacttggcctccaaattccccagatctcaatctgatcaagcatctgtgggatatGCTGgaccttgcaacttacaggacttaaagtagttttaatgttacggtGTATAATATTGCATAtaataatatttgtattaaaatatatatctttttatatggacatggtggcttagtggttaggacaTTTGACTCACACTTtctgggttgggggtttgattcctgctgtggccctgtgtgtgcggagtttgcatgttctccacgtgctgtaggggtttcctccaggtactccggtttcctcctcaagccaaagacatgcatggtaggctgattggcatgtccaacgtgtccgtagtgtatgaatgggagtgtgaatgtgtatatgattgtgccctgtgatggattggcaccctgtccagggtgtaccctgccttgtgcccaatgcttcctGGGACCCattaggataagcggtatagaaaatggatggatggatggatctttttatattttgttctcATCTGTGAAAAAACACAAGTAGAAATTcttataatatgtaaaatataagagcatttaatttttttaaaaatttggtTCAGTTTGcattatacagtaaatataaactGTACAGAATACTCCTACTTTAGAAAATTCATATAAAACTTCTGCATAGAAAATTCGCtcgtttaaaacaaacaaacaaacaaaacccaagttaaaatatgaaaaaagacacactaaCATCTACTTAAAGCATTTTCTTTATATAGGTGATCATGGATGGGTGAAATGATTGTAAAACtgcaaaaacaatatttatataaaaaaagggACTCTGTTACAAAACCATCCCTGAGTTTCAAATAAAGTCTTCAACAAATGCTCGTCACCTTCCCCTCACAAATTCACATCTGATTGTGTTTAGCTAACATGCTGGCAAATACATGCTAGCCTTTACTTTTAATTGCACAGTATAATAGTTTACTTAATATCAGCTAGAAAACTTGGCTGGATAGGTTAACGTCAGAGGTAGCATTAACATTAGCTAAGCTACCTAGTTACCTGACTAATATTTTGGAGCACAGGGGTAGATTAACACCATCATCTTGAGCTAAACCAAATCACTGCACATGATAAACTGAGCGACAAAGAGAGAGCGAGTCGGGGGGCAGAGTTAAGCTCAGGGGGACAGTCGGTGTAGGGATGGAGGCAGGCGGCATATGCCATCACGTGAGCGATGTAATGTTGCTCTTTAACTCCATGGAAAAGATGTGCCATTGGGCCTTTAGCGTAAATCGCCACATCTTCGCCTCCATGAGTCTCAGCGTCTAATGGCACAGCAGCCTGTTGCATGTATTCCTCATCgactacagagagaaaaaaagggacACAAAGAttaatacacacaatacacacgcTTAACACTTAATACCTTTCCTAACATGATTCTCACACATGTGCTAGCCAATCAGAACGCactgataataaaataacagtAATTCTGTAGTGATTTAAAATTGTCCTAAATCTTGACCCAAAACCTTCCTCAGCAACATTGCTATATTCAGACTAATTTAGGTACTATACAGATGAGATTATTTTCCAGACAACTCTAGAGTAGCTTCTGCCCAGTTATGCAAATgttaacactttatttgaaagGGGAACCTACATTGGGTGTTCATAAcactttccttttcattttatttttttcaaatctttCATGAAGCATCACTGCAAGATTTGTAAATGGCTTGAGTCAAAACTCATGAGGTGAAGTTGGAGGTTTTATGtaattttgtctttaaaaggaagagaaaaagggaaaaacacacaattaCCATTAAAGAGACTGCACTATCCATgccatgatttttaaaaatcttatcTTGGaattcattgttttgtttttaataactcTATCAATTGTTGACTTTTGGGATGCTATATGTGTTTTATCTTTTAGTGTTGTTTGAGAATAATTTGACTGTTTGAGTTGActcttttaggagcactttgGGTGCTGATGTTAGTTGACagtattatcctgctgaaaattGTTTAGTATTCTGTACTCATTATTTTCTAATGCCATTAATCACACACAGTGCAATGACGTGACAAAGTGCATCCAGTAAATCTTATCAACTTCTGAGGTGTTTGGCAATGCATAATAATTCAGCTTCAATTGTAACCAGAGTCAGTGATAGCCGGGTTATATGCTGCTTGTTGCAATAATGCAATAATGTGCATACACTAATGTGAAGTGAAAAGTTATCAGGATGAAATGGGAATCTTTGAATTTTACTTCTGAAGAAAGTTAAGTGCAAATAATACATCAGCACATTAATGTTAATGCATGAATGTACATTACCTTGTACAAGTGTTTGTTGTGATAAAGCTGTTACAGAAAGAATTCCTTGGTCATCAGGAAAAAATCAGTGGCCTCAGATCGCTTTATATTTGACTGGCAGCCCATTGTAGCACCACTGGTACCAAACAAGTTATCAGAAATTCTGGACCAAAGTCTCAGAATGTGATCATCTAACAACTCACTAAAGGCAGAATTCCATCATTTAATTGCATCCAAGGACAATCCTATGATAACTGATATCACACAGTCTGAGTCTGACTAAAGTCTGAGATTTTATTGCCATAATCACATATCATCTGACTCGCAATAAATTGATAAAACCTCTGTTTttgaaattggggttgtaaagtAAAGAGGCTTTTACTGCATTTGAAAAAGTTAATCTTTAGCATCTCACTGTTTTTAAAGTGATTTATAACAAACACCATGTAAAGTAATTAAAAGGTAAGATGTAATTGAACAATTTAATTGAtaggcaaaacaaacaaacaaacaaactaaaatctGGCAGTAGGCTGTTTGAGAACCAAATgagtcgactcttattggtGAGCTGAGTTGATTGTTTTGACTTACTGAAAAGAGCTGGAATTCCCATCAACACTATAATCAACTTCTTACAAAATAATGGAATTAAACCCTCTTTAAGAGAAGTGCTAGTGATACATGTACATTGCAAACTGTTACAAAACAACATTCCAATACAACTTTATAACACTTTTAtgaacagtggcagcttgtctATGTAGTATCAGGTGATACAGAGCCCCACCATATATATCAACCATTCAACAAAGGCTAATTTCTATAAACTCCATGGAAATGGCTAGAATCATAGAaacaatgatttttaaaatgtttacagatTTAAGCTGATGCACCTTTGACTTGCTTGCCTTTTGAGATGTTGCACAATCGTGGTGCAGTGTGGTCACTGCCAGATTTAGCCCCATGGAGTAATTATTGTACCTCGTGGTCAAAAATAGGAACTGCAACAATAGAAAATAGAGGCCCAATGAGGAAGGAATCATGCTGCCCCACACTTAGGGAAGGAGCAGTGAATAGAACAGTTAATGATTGCCAGGATTTACTTTTTATACGTCAAACTGAGCCAGTTTAGATCAGGTTTTATAGCAAATTCTCTGAATAAAATctaatacatttctgcaaacaaaaaaaaatgtaagtagagactatgtgtgtatgatgtgcAGAACCATTtctaatgtaaaatatattgcaaagattAGGAGAGGGAAGGAAAAATTATGGAGTGGATACATCAGAAATGGGAGTCTTATGGAGTCTGTATATCAGAGATGTGTGCACACCATGGTGAGCTTGTTTCCCACacaaagactggaaaaagaaatgTCTCTATTTTCCAATAcctgaatgttttgtttttgggctagtttcaggtcttttgtgtACTTCTGGAGATTTAGTTAATTTAGACAACCCTGTTTAATGATATCAGCTCTTCCGTGTGCACCATGCTGGTGATGGGAAACACAGGttaacctatatatatatatatattgcagatcaggtttattgtcaaaatttacagactttcagctgtttgcattgaaaaaggcaaacaaaagcaattgaaatagttaaacacaaTGAAATCAAGTGGTTCCCCCAAATTcgactgaaaatgcaacttataatgacttctccagattcaaaattattcaagcccctgaatagaatccctcacaacagcacaaatctGCAAAACAGCACACCTAATCCAACTAATCAAGGACTTCATTAGttgtaccaggtgtgcttgagctggagcACATgtaatacctgaactggcttggggcagaaaatatattaaacacgttggacagggcagaaaaaggaagctatcaatggctgcaaccagatttctgagaaggcaggttgtgaaaaacccttgagtgactgcaCAAGACCTGTAGCAacacttggtggcaacaggcactgaggtttcagtgagcataGTAAGACgcgtactaaatgcagaagggtTCCATgacagaactccaagatgtacaccactactgacccaaagtTAATTGTTCCAATCTGGTTCTGTAAGAAATCCAATATGGATAGTTttcatttttagttttattctAATAGTGTTAACATTAATgtctcacacagacacttaCAGTAATCCACCGCTGACACGTTCGCTCTTGTCCCGTTTACATGCACATATCCGGGCCCGTTAGCATACAGAATACTAGTAAATGGAAGTCTGTCATCTGCATTCTTCGGTGCCAGACCTTagcaaaaaaatcacaaaaacccACATGATCACAACAACATTCCTGTTTCttacaaatgtaaatatcagCACTAATCTGAACTACGCACCAAAAATAGGGTTCCCCCGTGGTGTGCTCCCGCCAAATGTGAAAACGTGTGAGTGATCTGCAGTGACGATGGTGAGAGTTTCAGACTCTTCGGTGAGCTGAGATGCTCGACGAACTGCTCGGTCGAACGTCACTGTCTCTGTTAGCGCCAGTTTAGCGATGCCAGCGTGGTGGCCATGATCGATCCTGCCCCTTACAGATGAAATAAACAATTCATAATTATAATCACAAATATTGTAACAATTTGATCAAACTTTATTGGGAAAAATAGCGTGGCAAAAATGTCTACTCTCTAAAACATAACAGAAGATATTTAAAATCATACACACTTTTAGAAAtgcaataatattatatttttcacttaaaattatttatattaaaaaaattatgaaatgtCACAACATAAAAAGATGTACATTGCTTACATGgtacatttacacactatttATTTTGGACACAACATTAATTTGAgtaattttatataaaactaCTCATCTTCCacaaaaaggaaaaatccaTTTGGGTTCTTCTTGAGGATCTGAATGGCTTTCTCAGTCATGTCCACGATGGAGGGATCACTTGTCCGGTTCCTGAACACCTCAAACTTCATGTCCTTTGGTTCAAACAGCCCTGAGAGAAACACCGATTAGGGATTAGATGGGCATATCAAACTAGAATATCAGGCTGACCACATCTTCataaaaatattgaatatttaacCATAAAACCTGAAAATCATAAAATGCTAAAATTtgtaattgaaaaataaaaacagcctaAACTATTTAaccataaaacataaataatctataaaataatatcacacaaaaatattgaataattaaccataatataaaaaaatctataaaaattGCATATAGAATATTAATCATAAAAACGTTAAAtctataaatattacataaattttatatatcatcaatcataaatatttttgaaaacggcaaacatttaacatttgtaATAGACAACTTAGGAACTGCATTAAGGGTTTTAAAATGTGACAATTCTTAGCTAAAACAGAAACTGAACTTCAGGACACACTGGATTGAAAactgagaaaaaacaaaaataaacacacacacacgcacacacacacacacacacacacacacatatatatatatatatatatatatatatatatatatatatatatatatatatatatatatatatgtgtgtgtatgtgtatatatatatatatatatatatatatatatatatatatatatatatatatatatatatatatatatatatgacaagcCAAAAAATTAAATGGTGTGGGGGTAAAGTAAAGTCACATTACCCATCAGACAGTCTGTAGTGTTCACATCCACTGCATTAAACTGCTCTTTATTCCAAACAAAATGAAcgcttctgtcctgaagaacatgaaagAAACATGGCAAAGGAaacattatatttatgtttcatTTTTCATGTGCATTTTCTAGAACTGAAGTAATagtgaaattttaaatgtacttaTAAAACTGTAATGTACAATATTGCCATTCAGTGGATCTCTAGTTTGTGGTCTAGAGTTGCGGAGAGCGGAGATGCTCAGCCCGTCCCCTTTTTCTTAACCCTTGTAACTCTAGGAATACTTAATTAAATCCATGAAGACTTACATCTTTATTTCAATTGTAATTCATGTTGCAGGTAGAAGCAACATGAAGCAACATTACACATTATTTTTAGCCCTGACATGTTTGTATAAATAAAGTGCCTTTTGTTTAATACTGActatttatttaacttattCCACCATAAAACCCCTTACTTCCCCTAAACACTGCTGATTTTAACCTAAACCCACTTTTCACATTCTTGTTGTGTAATTTACCTTTTGCTTATCTAGCCATGCCTCAATCAAGTTCCTCTTGTCCTCACGGTCACCTTTCCTTGATGATGAAGATGGATATTCTGGATCCGGAGTGCCCTTAGGTGTCATGTACATCCGTCCACCTCCGAGTATAacctaaaacacacagagagtgaagaaaaaacatgaaaacatttcattaatgattaaaatctggtattaatgtgttaatattcaCCTCACCTTACAAagtattcattattcattattaaatgatGTGGTAACCAGTTATTCATGTATAAAACATGCTTATAAGCAATTAGTATGCTATCGGTATATAATTAGTAACTATATTTAGCATgcataaataaagactttatttttatattatttatttaattccacTAATAATTTGTAACACCTTTATTACAAGTTATTACTAATCACTATTAGCTGTGTACTAGCTATTTATAAAGTATTCGTAGTGCCTTGATCTAAAACAAGCACTATTAAGCCTTATTTATGCTATAATGTGCTAAAAATGTATAATCCTTCAAGGGTttgttggataattaagggCTCTTAGCTTCCAGAAGGGGTCGAAACACTTAAAGATTACATATTAAAATGAATACCACGTTTATAGTGTGAATAAGGCATAATAGTGCTTGTTataatgaacaccttctgacccatCCGAATCAAGCATTCAACCACGCTgtgatatgaaataaaataatcaaattcatggtggtaacagtaaccccGCCATTTCAAaccaccccattgttgattattttattataaaagcaCCAAATATGTTGCATATTTCTTAAACATTAGCATGCAGGAGGAATCagtgatgtgtatgtgtgaggtaTCAGTCTTACATCAATGTCAGTGTTGGTGATAAGTTGAGTGGAAATGTCCACACAGCCGTCTTGTTGGGCTTCAGGTGGTAAATCAGAATCACTGTACCAGCTACGGCTCACGGAGTGGGCATACGCCGCTGCCGGAGATGCATGCTGGACTCGAGTGGTGGTCACAATGCCAACTGatttacctacacacacacacacacacacacacacacacacacacacacacacacacacacacacacacacattaaagcaCAATAAATTTTATgcaagaaatgcaaataaaaaggTGTTAAACACAAGTCATTGTCCCTCCATATTTGATTTGGTACAGGTTTTACACCCTGGATGCCCGGGAATGCAGGCTGTGAGAGCGCAGGATCCTTAGCTGCTAGACCAACCATAAAAGTTACACTAAAGGGTTCATTGACTTGTCCCTTTAGGGGAACACATGAATGTTCTAGGTAGAACCATACAATAGGTTTTCAAAAAAGGTTACTGCAAGAAGCTAGACCCATCCATCTAGAAAAACCATTTGGGAaccctttatttttatattttattttatttttttttaaataaggaaGTTCCCTCTGGGGGAACTCTCAAAGGTTCTCTGTAAAACCAAAATCAAAGTGTTTTCTTACCAGTTTTAAGTAGAAACTCTTTTTTGGAAGCTGTGAACCATTAAAAAAACCCCCTGAAGAACATGTCAGGAGTTAGCAATCAGGGTACTTGGTAGGCTtatttaagggttctttaagagTTTACTGAACTATTGATAATTAATGGCAAATGTTCCAAACACTTTCTGACGGTTCTACATAAAACACGGTTCTACATAAAACCTAGAAGGACAACTGAAAAATCATTAAGgggtctaattttttttaaaagagtgtATTCTAGTTTAAGGGATTTTAGATAGACATCAGATATGATCAGCAAGTGGCGGTGCTTACAACAccttcttattaacttttatatattttattgttctgtgtacTGCTTCTTTTGTGTACAGCTCTTTCAGAggctgcttttaaaggcactttataaaataaagtttattattattattattattattattattattattattacaacattCTTCAGGAACACCATATGCAAGGTCTCCTTCTCCCATGATACTTTTAGCTTCTCTAAAGAGCACACacagtgaatttatttaataaacatatGATATAAAAGAACATTTTCCTGTTTACTGGGAAACTCTCGAGGCACAGTGAAGTTATTCTCTACGTAGTGCTGAATCTGCGTATTTGGGCATGTTTCACACttgttcaaacacacacataggcCACCCTGAGGgactgtacacatacacacagacctcacacacacacgaacgcacgagcacacacacacacacacacatacacacacacagtgtttttgtGGCTATACTTACTGTGCAGGAATGGAAGGAATTATGAAATAACAGTGTGGTGCTGGTAGCTGGCAGGTTTGAAGACTTAATGttaggaaagtgtgtgtgtgtgtgtgtgtgtgtgtgtgtgtgtgtgtgtgtgtgtgtgtgtgtgtgtgtttgtttgcgaGTGATTAGAGGACTCAGATTCTTTTCCCAGTAAAAGTGTATCTGGTATCTGTATAGAGCTGATTAAAGCACAGAATGCAGGCACTACACTTATTATTTAGGACACAATCAAAAGATAAAGGACTTTCCAGGGCAAATTGTTAATCATTGCTTATCAGTACTTATCTACACATTCATCTGTCCTATAGCTAACGAGCCATAAAGATGGGATGTAAACACACATCATTATGTGAGCTTTGCCCTCCAACATCTACTCTGTTACTGGTACTGATTtcacattaattataaacaGGAACTCGTGATAACAGTTTTTTCTAACAAGTTAAAGTTACAGTTGAGTCCTACTGATATGTAATTAATCCCACTCACTCTAGCCCCTCCCCTCATTCTAACCCTGCCTATCACTCTAACCCCACCCCTCACTAAACCTACCTTTCACTATAACCCCAACCATTACTCTAAACCCTTCCCTCACTCTAACCCCACCCCTCACTAAACCCATCTTTCACTAAAACCCCACCAATTACGGTAAACCCCTTCCCTCACTAAACCCACCTTTCACTATAACCCCACCTATTACTGTAAATCCCTTCCCTCACTCTAACCCCACTTCTTACTTAACCCACCTTTCACTATAACTCCACGCATTACTATAAACCCCTTCCCTCACTCTAACTCACCTTACTCTAACCCCGCCTTTCAGTCTAACCCTGCCCATCACATTAAATTCCCCTCCCCATCACTCTATCCCACTCCTCACTCTAACCACGAATCACTCTAAATCCAAACCTCATGCTAACCCTGTCCCTCATTCTAACTCACCTGTTAACCCTCACTCGAACCCAAATTTCAGTATCAGAGACATGATTTACATACTTATTTTCTCACTGATGTCAAATGTCACTGATGTCTAACCTGTCAAATActatattacagtgttacacaGGTTTTGTTTCctaaaataacattaaacattaaaatctTAAGGAGAACCAATTCTTCGCTGCACCTCAACCTCTTCCACTTGCACAACATCGTGTTAGCGTATGTTAGCATACCTTGCAATTTAGCACGGTGCAGGACGGAGTAAACTTCATTTCCGAAGGTTGTGTTGCACTCGTAGGGGATGGCGGTCGCACTGAGACCCACAGTTTTAGAGTTCGCTTTAACACCACAGTGGTACGCTGTAGCTGTGCTTGCACTGTCCGCTACCTGCTTATCCACGCTGTATGTCTGCACGcgtcacaaacacaaacacgctAACAGATCT
This genomic interval carries:
- the alpi.1 gene encoding alkaline phosphatase, intestinal, tandem duplicate 1, with amino-acid sequence MMKLQLNLLLLLCSSICLQLLQLLHHTHAHTAALWEADPTYWNEQAKKTLDDALKLQPMTHRAKNIILFLGDGMGVSTVSAARILRGQMDGGSGEETILALDTFPYLALSKTYSVDKQVADSASTATAYHCGVKANSKTVGLSATAIPYECNTTFGNEVYSVLHRAKLQGKSVGIVTTTRVQHASPAAAYAHSVSRSWYSDSDLPPEAQQDGCVDISTQLITNTDIDVILGGGRMYMTPKGTPDPEYPSSSSRKGDREDKRNLIEAWLDKQKDRSVHFVWNKEQFNAVDVNTTDCLMGLFEPKDMKFEVFRNRTSDPSIVDMTEKAIQILKKNPNGFFLFVEGGRIDHGHHAGIAKLALTETVTFDRAVRRASQLTEESETLTIVTADHSHVFTFGGSTPRGNPIFGLAPKNADDRLPFTSILYANGPGYVHVNGTRANVSAVDYFDEEYMQQAAVPLDAETHGGEDVAIYAKGPMAHLFHGVKEQHYIAHVMAYAACLHPYTDCPPELNSAPRLALSLSLSLSCAVIWFSSR